The following proteins are co-located in the Billgrantia tianxiuensis genome:
- a CDS encoding branched-chain amino acid ABC transporter permease, which produces MNAQRTERREDTVAAPSRFPLREVILFGALLVAVLGVYAIMGTAYSTRMLVEASCYAILALGLTIQWGYAGQFNAGVMGFVALGAFATMFLSVPVNDAFWGTELPGELGRVLLYGAAAAMLVYGATKLDRIGVPKKLRTLIAIVLAVVLYLVVISMLRGVTGEIQSRAGFIGGLGLPAWSGWIVGGALAGAIGYFIGHICLGLRSDYLAIATLGIAEIIKAFLKNSDWLTRGTATVSPLPWPTPGPSELGFTLARALYLSVTAAMIAVIFFLLHRAYHAPWGRMIRAIRDNEISASAMGKDINKRRLEIFVLGCILMGIGGGALASFNSIFDPNGFLPLNHTFLVLVMVILGGPGNNLGTIFGAVAVYIIWLMSEPLALFVMHGAAAIGEGWFGWEPPGNLDSRALQARVFVIGLLITLVLRFAPQGLLPEKVKHHG; this is translated from the coding sequence ATGAACGCTCAACGTACCGAACGCCGCGAAGACACCGTGGCCGCACCGTCACGCTTCCCGCTGCGGGAAGTCATCCTCTTCGGCGCCCTGCTGGTGGCGGTTCTTGGCGTCTATGCCATCATGGGAACCGCCTACAGCACGCGCATGCTGGTGGAAGCCTCCTGCTACGCCATCCTGGCCCTGGGGCTGACCATCCAATGGGGCTATGCCGGCCAGTTCAATGCCGGTGTGATGGGCTTCGTCGCGCTGGGCGCCTTTGCCACCATGTTCCTCAGCGTGCCGGTCAACGACGCCTTCTGGGGTACCGAACTGCCTGGTGAACTCGGCCGCGTGCTGCTCTACGGTGCCGCTGCGGCGATGCTGGTCTATGGCGCCACCAAGCTCGACCGTATCGGCGTACCGAAGAAGCTGCGCACGCTGATCGCCATCGTCCTCGCCGTGGTGCTCTACCTGGTGGTGATCAGCATGCTGCGCGGCGTCACCGGCGAGATACAGTCCCGAGCCGGCTTCATCGGTGGCCTGGGCCTGCCGGCCTGGAGCGGCTGGATCGTCGGCGGCGCGCTGGCCGGCGCCATCGGCTACTTCATCGGCCATATCTGCCTGGGGCTGCGCAGCGATTATCTGGCCATTGCCACCCTCGGCATCGCCGAGATCATCAAGGCCTTCCTCAAGAATTCCGACTGGCTGACCCGCGGCACCGCCACCGTCTCGCCGCTGCCCTGGCCCACGCCGGGCCCCAGCGAGCTGGGCTTCACCCTGGCCCGGGCATTGTACCTGTCGGTCACGGCGGCCATGATCGCGGTGATCTTCTTCCTGCTGCACCGCGCCTACCACGCCCCCTGGGGCCGCATGATCCGCGCCATCCGCGACAACGAAATCTCCGCTTCGGCGATGGGCAAGGACATCAACAAGCGCCGCCTGGAGATCTTCGTGCTGGGCTGCATCCTGATGGGCATCGGCGGCGGCGCGCTGGCTTCGTTCAACAGCATCTTCGACCCCAACGGCTTCCTGCCGCTGAACCACACCTTCCTGGTACTGGTGATGGTGATCCTGGGCGGGCCCGGCAACAACCTGGGCACCATCTTCGGCGCCGTAGCGGTCTATATCATCTGGCTGATGTCCGAGCCGTTGGCGCTGTTCGTGATGCATGGGGCCGCTGCCATCGGCGAGGGTTGGTTCGGCTGGGAACCGCCGGGCAACCTCGACAGCCGCGCGCTGCAGGCCCGGGTGTTCGTGATCGGCCTGCTCATTACCCTGGTGCTGCGCTTCGCTCCACAAGGACTGCTACCCGAAAAAGTCAAACACCACGGGTAG
- a CDS encoding branched-chain amino acid ABC transporter permease: MNELVFFFNNVIVAGSVTGSIYAIGAIGVTLVFSIMRFAHFAHADMMTFGAFMVLLLTMAFPGVGAAVGLPTPIVMLPLAMVLTALLAVGVDKAFYKPLRAHGVKPIVMVIASLGVTLMLQGLIRLFAGTGAQNLYLAGERKEIYRLEMPFELATRPIIVTEPQIILFLLTIVCVVGLHLFLNRTRLGKAMRAMSDNPDLARASGINTNHIVAVTWVIAGGLAAIAGTLLSLDVTFKPDLSFFLLLPIFAAAIVGGVGHPYGAIAGGFVVGFAETLAVFNWTVLLRPIAHLFPEWVEIPRNLAFVGTEYKIVVPFFILVAILVWRPTGIFKGKVI, translated from the coding sequence GTGAACGAACTGGTTTTCTTCTTCAACAACGTGATCGTCGCCGGCAGCGTGACCGGCTCGATCTACGCCATTGGCGCCATCGGCGTGACGCTGGTCTTCAGCATCATGCGCTTCGCCCACTTCGCCCATGCCGACATGATGACGTTCGGGGCCTTCATGGTGCTGCTGCTGACCATGGCATTTCCCGGCGTGGGCGCAGCGGTGGGCCTGCCCACCCCCATCGTCATGCTGCCGCTGGCCATGGTGCTTACCGCCCTGCTCGCGGTCGGCGTCGACAAGGCGTTCTACAAGCCGCTGCGCGCCCATGGCGTCAAGCCCATCGTCATGGTGATCGCCTCGCTGGGCGTGACCCTGATGCTGCAGGGGCTGATTCGCCTGTTCGCCGGCACCGGCGCCCAGAACCTGTACCTGGCCGGTGAGCGCAAGGAGATCTACCGCCTCGAGATGCCGTTCGAGCTGGCCACACGGCCGATCATCGTCACCGAGCCGCAGATCATCCTGTTCCTCCTGACCATCGTCTGCGTGGTCGGGCTGCACCTGTTCCTCAACCGCACCCGGCTGGGCAAGGCGATGCGCGCCATGTCCGACAATCCCGACCTGGCACGGGCTTCGGGCATCAATACCAACCACATCGTGGCGGTGACCTGGGTGATCGCCGGCGGCCTCGCCGCCATCGCGGGTACCCTGCTCTCGCTCGACGTGACCTTCAAGCCCGACCTGAGCTTCTTCCTGCTGCTGCCGATCTTCGCCGCAGCCATCGTCGGCGGGGTGGGCCACCCCTACGGGGCCATCGCCGGCGGCTTCGTGGTGGGCTTCGCCGAAACGCTGGCGGTGTTCAACTGGACGGTGCTGCTGCGTCCCATCGCACACCTATTCCCCGAATGGGTCGAGATCCCGCGCAACCTCGCCTTCGTCGGCACCGAATACAAGATCGTGGTGCCCTTCTTCATCCTGGTGGCGATCCTGGTGTGGCGCCCCACCGGCATCTTCAAGGGTAAGGTGATCTGA
- a CDS encoding ABC transporter ATP-binding protein, with product MPLLEARDVHGGYGGMNILNGVNMSIEADEVGVIVGPNGAGKSTMLKAIFGLLTVSQGEILLRGEPIHNLPPNKLVQKGMGFVPQEKNVFPSLTVKENLEMGAFLKPGNVKRMLKQVYDFFPPLYDKRHQPAGELSGGQRQMVAMGRALMAEPDVLLLDEPTAGLSPLYMNEIFERVKEINAAGVGILMVEQNAKQALAIADKGFVLAAGKNRFTDTGAALLADPEVAKSFLGG from the coding sequence ATGCCATTACTCGAAGCACGCGACGTGCACGGCGGCTACGGCGGCATGAACATCCTCAACGGGGTGAACATGTCGATCGAGGCCGACGAGGTCGGTGTGATCGTCGGCCCCAATGGCGCCGGCAAGTCCACCATGCTCAAGGCCATCTTCGGCCTACTCACCGTCAGCCAGGGCGAGATCCTGCTGCGCGGCGAGCCGATCCACAACCTGCCGCCCAACAAACTGGTACAGAAGGGCATGGGTTTCGTGCCCCAGGAGAAGAACGTCTTCCCCAGCCTCACGGTGAAAGAGAACCTGGAGATGGGCGCCTTCCTCAAGCCGGGCAACGTCAAGCGCATGCTCAAGCAGGTCTACGACTTCTTTCCTCCGCTCTACGACAAGCGCCACCAACCCGCCGGCGAACTCTCCGGTGGCCAGCGCCAGATGGTTGCCATGGGCCGCGCGCTGATGGCCGAGCCCGACGTGCTGCTGCTCGACGAACCCACTGCCGGCCTCTCGCCGCTCTACATGAACGAGATCTTCGAGCGGGTGAAGGAGATCAATGCCGCCGGCGTGGGCATCCTCATGGTCGAGCAGAATGCCAAGCAGGCCCTGGCCATCGCCGACAAGGGCTTCGTGCTGGCCGCTGGCAAGAACCGTTTCACCGATACCGGCGCCGCCTTGCTCGCCGACCCGGAAGTGGCCAAGAGCTTCCTCGGCGGTTGA
- a CDS encoding ABC transporter ATP-binding protein, translating into MPSIIDVRHVYKAFGGLKVINDCSIQVEEGSITGLIGPNGAGKSTLFNIIAGALPLDSGQVLLDGEDITNRPANELFHKGLLRTFQIAHEFSQMTALENLMMVPPQQAGESLFDAWLKPGLVRQQEAEVRRKALEVIDFIGLHHVRNELAGNLSGGQKKLLELGRTMMTDARVVLLDEIAAGVNRTLLGDLVDNIERLNREMGYTFLVIEHDMDMIARLCDPVIVLAQGSVMVEGSIEEIRNNPQVIEAYFGSNVA; encoded by the coding sequence ATGCCATCCATCATCGACGTCAGGCACGTCTACAAGGCCTTCGGTGGTCTGAAGGTCATCAACGACTGCTCCATCCAGGTCGAAGAAGGCTCGATCACCGGGCTGATCGGCCCCAACGGGGCAGGCAAGTCCACCCTGTTCAACATTATCGCCGGCGCCCTGCCGCTCGACAGCGGCCAGGTCCTGCTCGATGGCGAGGACATCACCAATCGCCCCGCCAACGAGCTGTTCCACAAGGGCCTGTTGCGCACCTTCCAGATCGCCCACGAGTTCTCCCAAATGACCGCGCTGGAGAACCTGATGATGGTGCCGCCGCAGCAGGCCGGCGAGAGCCTGTTCGACGCCTGGCTCAAGCCGGGCCTGGTACGCCAGCAGGAGGCCGAGGTACGCCGGAAGGCGCTCGAGGTGATCGACTTCATCGGCCTGCACCACGTGCGCAACGAGCTGGCCGGCAACCTCTCCGGCGGCCAGAAGAAGCTGCTCGAACTCGGTCGCACCATGATGACCGATGCCCGCGTGGTGCTGCTCGACGAGATCGCCGCTGGGGTCAACCGCACCCTGCTGGGCGACCTGGTCGACAACATCGAACGGCTCAACCGCGAGATGGGCTACACCTTCCTGGTCATTGAGCACGACATGGACATGATCGCGCGCCTGTGCGACCCGGTGATCGTGCTGGCCCAGGGCAGCGTGATGGTGGAAGGCAGCATCGAGGAGATCCGTAACAATCCTCAGGTGATCGAGGCATACTTTGGCTCGAACGTAGCCTGA
- a CDS encoding sodium-dependent transporter encodes MSTHNVWTHKGTFLLAAVGSAVGLGNLWRFPYLTGENGGGAFILIYALTIFAVGIPILIAETMLGRASRRSPIMGMRFLTRTHDTSRAWESIGWLGAAAAFLILSFYSVIAGWAIHYTWQMLTGSLVGADAATIGAGFDALLASPGLLTLYHTLFIIASGLIVGMGIHKGIESGLRIMMPALFVILLVVLAYGITNGDFGAAASFLFTFNVGDLSLEGWLQAMGQSFFTLSLGMGAIMAYGAYMASEASLSRTAFAVAFIDTAVAMVAGLAIFSLVFGAGLDAAAGPGLMFVTLPLAFAEMPFGGLIGGVFFILVLGAAISSSISLIEPVAAFLVERFDLTRPQAVFVMVVASWALGLLTVVSFNLWAEASPFHTLFGRSAFDFIELLTNIFMPLGGMLIALFAGWALTHSEVMKEMRTSETWFRTWRFLVRFVAPAAVAFVFLRTIPQVEGYLVPAIGALIIVGAFAAGRTFLAEKRQDR; translated from the coding sequence ATGAGCACGCACAACGTCTGGACACACAAGGGCACCTTCCTGCTCGCCGCGGTCGGCTCGGCAGTGGGGCTCGGCAACCTGTGGCGCTTTCCCTACCTGACCGGCGAGAACGGCGGCGGCGCCTTCATCCTGATCTACGCCCTGACTATCTTCGCCGTCGGCATTCCGATCCTGATCGCCGAGACCATGCTCGGCCGCGCCAGCCGCAGAAGCCCAATCATGGGCATGCGCTTCCTGACCCGCACTCATGACACCTCCCGCGCCTGGGAATCGATCGGCTGGCTGGGAGCCGCCGCGGCCTTCCTGATCCTGAGCTTCTATTCGGTGATCGCCGGCTGGGCGATTCATTACACCTGGCAGATGCTCACCGGCTCGCTGGTCGGCGCCGATGCCGCCACCATCGGCGCCGGCTTCGATGCACTGCTGGCCTCGCCGGGCCTGCTCACGCTCTACCACACACTATTCATCATCGCCTCGGGGCTGATCGTGGGCATGGGCATCCACAAGGGTATCGAGAGTGGCCTGCGCATCATGATGCCGGCACTGTTCGTGATCCTTCTGGTGGTACTCGCCTATGGCATCACCAATGGCGACTTCGGCGCCGCGGCAAGCTTCCTGTTCACCTTCAATGTCGGCGACCTAAGCCTCGAAGGGTGGCTGCAGGCCATGGGCCAGTCGTTCTTCACCCTGAGCCTCGGCATGGGGGCGATCATGGCCTACGGCGCCTACATGGCCAGCGAGGCCTCGCTGAGCCGTACCGCCTTCGCCGTCGCCTTCATCGATACCGCCGTCGCCATGGTGGCGGGGCTGGCGATCTTCTCGCTGGTATTCGGCGCCGGCCTCGACGCCGCCGCCGGGCCGGGACTGATGTTCGTCACCCTGCCGCTGGCCTTCGCCGAGATGCCCTTCGGCGGGCTGATCGGCGGGGTGTTCTTCATTCTCGTGCTGGGAGCGGCGATCAGCTCCTCGATCTCGTTGATCGAGCCGGTGGCCGCCTTTCTGGTGGAGCGCTTCGACCTCACCCGCCCCCAGGCAGTGTTCGTCATGGTGGTGGCCAGCTGGGCCCTGGGCCTGCTCACGGTGGTCAGCTTCAACCTGTGGGCCGAGGCGAGCCCCTTCCACACCTTGTTCGGCCGCAGCGCCTTCGATTTCATCGAGCTGCTGACCAACATCTTCATGCCGCTGGGCGGCATGCTCATCGCGCTGTTCGCCGGCTGGGCGCTGACCCACTCCGAGGTGATGAAGGAGATGCGCACCAGCGAGACCTGGTTCCGGACCTGGCGCTTCCTGGTACGCTTCGTGGCGCCCGCCGCGGTCGCCTTCGTGTTCCTGCGCACCATTCCGCAGGTAGAAGGCTATCTGGTGCCGGCCATCGGCGCCCTGATCATCGTCGGCGCCTTCGCCGCCGGCCGTACCTTCCTGGCCGAGAAGCGCCAGGACCGGTAA
- a CDS encoding glutamate carboxypeptidase, with product MNGLPLKPLCCGAALAVMFAAASVNAEPVATEADQAVLDAAERHEEPLLETLETLVNIDSGTTYEPGLAEVEAILEERLRERGAEVETHPSEELGGNTLVGTLQGSGERDIMLMIHYDTVFGEGTASERPYRVEDGRAFGPGVGDAKGGVALILHSLAILEELEYDGYGTLTVVFNPDEERGSLGSRDLIQQLAAEQDAVLVFEPTLGEDGMDAVTTVTKGINYAFLEVTGRASHAGSAPEEGRNAVMELSHQLLQLSELGDPDKETTLNWTVVEGGGTRNIIPEHARAEGDMRYFEADEYERVSEEANEIIASRLIEDTDVEFRLERGRPPLPENPQTQELAETAKAIYAELGLELGAVEIGGGTDAAYAYQPDAERPAVLESLGLVGGRYHSSDEYVELHSVVPRLYLATRMIMALSEETP from the coding sequence GCCGACCAGGCGGTACTCGATGCCGCCGAGCGCCACGAGGAGCCGTTGCTCGAAACGCTCGAAACCCTGGTCAACATCGATTCCGGTACCACTTACGAGCCGGGGCTGGCCGAGGTCGAGGCGATCCTCGAAGAGCGCCTGCGCGAGCGGGGGGCCGAGGTCGAGACCCACCCCTCCGAAGAACTCGGCGGCAACACCCTGGTCGGCACCCTCCAGGGCAGCGGCGAGCGCGACATCATGCTGATGATCCACTACGACACCGTGTTCGGTGAAGGCACCGCGTCCGAGCGGCCGTATCGCGTCGAAGACGGCCGCGCCTTCGGCCCCGGCGTGGGCGATGCCAAGGGCGGCGTGGCACTCATCCTGCACAGCCTGGCAATTCTCGAGGAGCTGGAGTACGACGGCTATGGTACGTTGACGGTGGTGTTCAACCCCGACGAGGAGCGCGGCTCGCTGGGCTCCCGCGACCTCATCCAGCAGCTCGCCGCCGAGCAGGACGCGGTGCTGGTGTTCGAACCCACCCTGGGGGAAGACGGCATGGATGCGGTCACCACCGTGACCAAGGGCATCAACTACGCCTTTCTCGAAGTGACCGGCCGCGCCTCGCATGCCGGCAGCGCCCCGGAGGAGGGGCGCAACGCGGTGATGGAACTCTCCCATCAGTTGCTCCAGCTCAGCGAGCTTGGCGACCCCGACAAGGAAACCACCCTCAACTGGACGGTGGTCGAGGGCGGCGGCACCCGTAACATCATTCCCGAGCACGCCCGGGCCGAGGGCGACATGCGCTACTTCGAAGCCGACGAGTACGAGCGCGTGAGCGAGGAAGCCAACGAGATCATCGCCAGCCGCCTGATCGAGGATACCGACGTGGAGTTCCGCCTGGAGCGCGGTCGCCCGCCGCTGCCGGAGAATCCGCAAACCCAGGAGCTGGCCGAGACAGCCAAGGCCATCTATGCCGAACTGGGCCTGGAACTCGGCGCGGTGGAAATCGGCGGTGGCACCGATGCCGCCTACGCCTACCAGCCCGATGCCGAGCGCCCGGCCGTGCTCGAGTCACTCGGCCTGGTGGGAGGCCGCTACCACAGCAGCGACGAGTACGTCGAACTGCACAGCGTGGTGCCGCGCCTCTACCTGGCCACACGAATGATCATGGCACTGTCCGAAGAGACGCCCTGA